From Falco cherrug isolate bFalChe1 chromosome 4, bFalChe1.pri, whole genome shotgun sequence, one genomic window encodes:
- the HSD11B1L gene encoding hydroxysteroid 11-beta-dehydrogenase 1-like protein yields MKPVGKVLCATGIVAGLLAFFWKDPFNAESLSGARVLLTGASAGIGEQMAYHYARFGAEIVLTARREAVLQKVVEKCLTLGAKKVFYIPADMSSPSEPERVVQFAVQKLGGLDYLVLNHIGMTRFQMWAGDVEYTRWLMQVNFFSYAALATAALPTLEKNEGSLVVVSSLTGKIPTPFTTSYSATKFALDGFFSSLRHELIMQKRNISITLCILGLIDTDTALENTRGKVHLTASPAPEAALAIIRGGAMRVQEVFYPWWLQHVCYLWVLFPNNQILQSYYNYSSP; encoded by the exons ATGAAGCCAGTCGGGAAAGTGCTTTGTGCTACAGGGATTGTAGCTGGGCTTCTAGCTTTCTTCTGGAAAGACCCTTTTAACGCAG AGAGCTTATCTGGTGCCCGTGTTCTGCTGACTGGAGCCAGTGCTGGGATTGGAGAGCAGATGGCATATCATTATGCCAGATTTGGTGCTGAAATTGTTTTGACTGCTAGGAGggaagctgtgctgcagaag gtgGTGGAGAAATGCCTGACGCTTGGagcaaagaaagtattttatattcCTGCAGATATGTCTTCCCCTTCAGAGCCTGAAAGGGTGGTTCAGTTTGCTGTCCAAAAGCTGG GGGGACTGGATTACCTGGTATTGAACCACATTGGCATGACCCGTTTCCAAATGTGGGCTGGAGATGTGGAATACACCCGCTGGCTCATGCAG GTGAATTTCTTCAGTTACGCAGCACTTGcaacagcagctcttcccaCCCTGGAGAAAAATGAAGGCTCTCTGGTGGTAGTTTCTTCCCTCACAG GGAAAATACCCACTCCCTTCACCACTTCTTATTCTGCCACCAAGTTTGCACTGGACGGATTCTTCAGCTCACTGCGTCACGAACTCATcatgcagaagagaaacatcTCTATCACACTGTGCATCCTGGGCCTGATTGATACTGATACAGCATTAGAGAATACCAG GGGCAAAGTGCACCTGActgcttctcctgctcctgAAGCTGCACTCGCCATCATCCGGGGGGGTGCTATGCGGGTACAGGAGGTTTTCTACCCATGGTGGCTGCAGCACGTGTGCTACCTCTGGGTTTTGTTCCCCAATAACCAGATTTTACAGAGTTACTATAACTACAGCAGTCCTTGA
- the MICOS13 gene encoding MICOS complex subunit MIC13 isoform X2: MAARLVPAVKFVIKGGLAGAAVYVAYDQGLLGSSTQGAEALKKAQAALPPAIQEWTSYIGWELPPTPKFDFSPSDSWNKGVQTVMSALSVAPTRASEYTVEGWKYVKDLIK; the protein is encoded by the exons ATGGCCGCCAGGCTCGTGCCCGCCGTCAA GTTTGTCATCAAAGGAGgcctggctggagctgcagtTTATGTGGCGTATGATCAGGGGCTTCTGGGCAGTAGCACACAAGGTGCTGAAGCCCTCAAAAAGGCTCAAGCAGCGCTGCCTCCAGCTATCCAAGAGTGGACAAGTTACATAGGCTGGGAG cTCCCACCCACTCCAAAATTTGACTTTTCCCCCTCTGATTCCTGGAATAAAG GAGTGCAGACAGTCATGTCTGCCTTGTCTGTAGCTCCCACCAGGGCCTCTGAATACACTGTGGAAGGCTGGAAGTATGTGAAGGATCTTATCAAATGA